Proteins encoded by one window of Pseudomonas coleopterorum:
- a CDS encoding ATP-dependent zinc protease: MTLKPLSRLLSLLFIPGLSLAAEKTTYGLNEYAQLTDIDLRVAAKLDTGALTASLSARDIKRFKRNGQSWVRFYLAIDNAHSHPIERPLVRMSSIKRRADDCECSAQERKTHTQRPVIELDVCMGHTQRRIEVNLTDRTAFDYPLLIGSDALTRFDALVDPSRKHAAGKPACATVAKIAE; this comes from the coding sequence ATGACTCTCAAGCCCCTCTCCCGCCTGCTCAGCCTCCTCTTCATTCCGGGCCTGAGCCTGGCCGCCGAAAAGACCACCTACGGCTTGAACGAATACGCACAGCTGACCGACATCGACCTGCGGGTCGCGGCCAAGCTCGACACCGGCGCACTGACCGCCTCGCTCAGCGCCCGTGACATCAAGCGCTTCAAGCGCAACGGGCAATCCTGGGTGCGTTTCTATCTGGCCATCGACAACGCCCATTCCCACCCCATCGAACGGCCGCTGGTGCGCATGAGCTCCATCAAGCGCCGTGCCGATGACTGCGAATGCAGCGCGCAGGAACGCAAGACTCACACCCAGCGACCGGTGATCGAACTCGACGTGTGCATGGGTCATACCCAGCGGCGCATCGAGGTCAACCTGACCGACCGCACCGCATTCGACTACCCGCTGCTGATCGGCTCCGACGCGCTGACCCGCTTCGATGCGCTGGTCGACCCCAGCCGCAAACACGCTGCCGGCAAACCTGCCTGCGCCACTGTCGCCAAAATCGCAGAGTAA
- a CDS encoding alpha/beta fold hydrolase, which yields MQSSSTLFPVALLSAERRGDLSEDIYRIKAANSPDPSVELALTRLGLADQPGARGVPVILLHGSFSNRRFWYSPKGIGLGPWLARRGFDVWIAEMRGHGLSPRNQQYASNTVADYARYDLPVIGAFVAEVSAQTPHWVGHSLGGITLAAALGGGYLQGDLAASAALFGAQVSRRHWPLRIPPVNWAGRLLLKRYPHISGARLKRGPEDEPVGVGLEWLRWKGLFGRFGDSQRDWWDGLHEVKLPILAVAAAGDLQDPSWACRDLFEQFAGSHNQFVNLGRSEGFGDDFDHVRMLVSPQAQAEVWPLVGTWLSDPYRPLLPGATPLAAT from the coding sequence ATGCAAAGCAGCAGTACCCTCTTTCCCGTCGCGCTGCTCAGTGCCGAGCGTCGCGGCGACCTCAGCGAAGACATCTACCGCATCAAGGCCGCCAACAGCCCCGACCCCAGCGTCGAGCTGGCGTTGACGCGCCTGGGCCTGGCCGATCAGCCCGGCGCCCGCGGAGTGCCGGTGATCCTCCTGCATGGCAGCTTTTCCAACCGGCGCTTCTGGTACTCGCCCAAGGGCATCGGCCTGGGGCCCTGGCTGGCGCGTCGTGGCTTCGATGTCTGGATCGCCGAAATGCGCGGGCACGGCCTGTCGCCGCGCAACCAGCAGTACGCCAGCAACACCGTGGCCGACTATGCCCGGTACGATCTGCCGGTGATCGGTGCGTTCGTCGCCGAGGTCAGCGCCCAGACGCCGCACTGGGTCGGGCATTCGCTCGGCGGTATCACCTTGGCAGCGGCCCTGGGAGGCGGCTATCTGCAAGGCGACCTGGCCGCCTCCGCAGCGCTGTTCGGCGCGCAGGTCAGCCGTCGCCACTGGCCACTGCGGATTCCACCCGTGAACTGGGCCGGTCGCTTGTTGCTCAAGCGTTATCCGCACATTTCCGGCGCCCGGCTCAAGCGCGGTCCGGAAGACGAGCCCGTGGGCGTCGGCCTGGAATGGCTGCGCTGGAAAGGCCTGTTCGGCCGTTTCGGCGACAGCCAGCGTGATTGGTGGGATGGGTTGCACGAGGTGAAGCTGCCGATCCTGGCCGTGGCCGCCGCAGGCGACCTGCAGGACCCGAGCTGGGCCTGCCGGGACCTCTTCGAGCAGTTCGCGGGCAGCCACAATCAGTTCGTCAACCTGGGCCGCAGCGAGGGCTTCGGCGATGATTTCGATCACGTGCGCATGTTGGTCAGCCCCCAGGCCCAGGCTGAAGTCTGGCCGCTGGTCGGTACTTGGCTGAGCGACCCTTACCGGCCATTGCTGCCAGGTGCGACCCCGTTGGCGGCGACCTGA
- the sigX gene encoding RNA polymerase sigma factor SigX — protein sequence MNKVHTLPVRYDPRELSDEELVARSHEELFHVTRAYEELMRRYQRTLFNVCARYLGNDRDADDVCQEVMLKVLYGLKNFEGKSKFKTWLYSITYNECITQYRKERRKRRLMDALSLDPLEEASEEKAPKPEERGGLDRWLVYVNPIDREILVLRFVAELEFQEIADIMHMGLSATKMRYKRALDKLRDKFADLSET from the coding sequence TTGAATAAAGTACATACGCTGCCCGTGCGCTACGACCCCCGCGAGCTCTCTGACGAGGAGTTGGTGGCGCGTTCGCACGAGGAGCTGTTCCATGTCACACGGGCGTATGAAGAGTTGATGCGTCGCTACCAGCGAACCCTTTTCAACGTCTGTGCAAGATATTTAGGGAACGATCGTGACGCTGACGATGTCTGTCAGGAAGTGATGCTGAAGGTGCTGTACGGGCTAAAGAATTTCGAGGGAAAGTCGAAATTCAAGACGTGGCTTTACAGCATCACCTATAACGAATGCATCACGCAGTACAGAAAGGAAAGGCGAAAGCGCCGCTTGATGGATGCCTTGAGTCTCGATCCGCTCGAGGAGGCATCCGAAGAGAAGGCGCCCAAGCCGGAGGAGCGCGGTGGTCTCGACCGTTGGCTGGTGTACGTGAACCCGATCGATCGGGAGATTCTGGTGCTGCGATTCGTCGCGGAGCTGGAATTCCAGGAGATCGCCGACATCATGCACATGGGCTTGAGCGCCACCAAAATGCGGTACAAGCGGGCTTTAGATAAGCTCCGCGATAAATTTGCAGACCTGTCCGAAACTTAG
- the ppsR gene encoding posphoenolpyruvate synthetase regulatory kinase/phosphorylase PpsR yields MKRSAFFISDGTGITAETLGQSLLAQFENITFSKFTRPYIDSVDKARAMVQQINNCADKDGVRPIIFDTIVNQDIREILATSNGFMIDIFSTFLAPLEMELSAHSSYSVGKSHSIAHNANYMERIEAVNFALDNDDGARTHYYDKADLILVGVSRCGKTPTCLYMAMQFGIRAANYPLTEDDMERLQLPPALKAHQHKLFGLTIDPDRLTAIRHERKPNSRYASFAQCEFEVREVEGLFRRENIPNINSTHFSVEEISAKILVEKGVERRFK; encoded by the coding sequence ATGAAACGATCTGCATTCTTCATCTCCGACGGTACCGGCATTACCGCCGAAACGCTGGGGCAAAGTCTACTGGCGCAGTTCGAAAACATTACCTTCAGCAAGTTCACGCGGCCCTATATCGACAGCGTGGACAAGGCTCGGGCCATGGTACAGCAAATCAATAACTGCGCTGACAAGGACGGCGTACGGCCAATCATCTTCGACACCATCGTCAATCAGGACATCCGCGAGATCCTGGCGACCTCCAACGGTTTCATGATCGATATTTTCTCGACCTTCCTGGCGCCGCTGGAAATGGAGCTCAGCGCCCATTCCTCGTATTCGGTCGGCAAGTCTCACTCCATCGCCCACAACGCCAACTACATGGAGCGCATCGAGGCGGTCAACTTCGCCCTGGACAACGACGACGGTGCCAGGACCCACTACTACGACAAGGCCGACCTGATCCTGGTAGGCGTTTCGCGCTGTGGCAAAACCCCGACCTGCCTGTACATGGCCATGCAGTTCGGCATCCGCGCCGCCAACTACCCATTGACCGAGGACGACATGGAGCGCCTGCAGCTGCCGCCCGCGCTCAAGGCTCACCAGCACAAGCTGTTCGGCCTGACCATCGACCCCGACCGGTTGACCGCGATCCGTCACGAGCGCAAGCCGAACAGTCGCTACGCCAGCTTTGCCCAGTGCGAATTCGAGGTGCGCGAGGTGGAAGGCCTGTTCCGCCGGGAGAACATTCCCAACATCAATTCCACGCATTTTTCGGTGGAGGAAATCTCCGCGAAGATCCTCGTCGAAAAAGGCGTCGAACGGCGCTTCAAGTAG
- a CDS encoding zinc transporter ZntB — MFEEENAQWGLVHALVLDGKGGARSIARTEIDELQLQPHQSLWLHWDRSHPQTRNWLRRSSGLSEFSCDLLLEENTRPRLVPLPDDELLLFLRGVNLNPGAEPEDMVSVRIFAQAQRIISLRLRPLRATDDLLEQFAACKGPKTASELILYLAQHLTEKVQALVEGLSETVDLEEDKLDADERYTPEHGSILQLRRRAAGLRRFLAPQRDIYGQLARNKVPWFVDDDADYWNELNNSLTRYLEELELARERVGLVLEAEDRRQSERMNRTMYRFGVITGIFLPMSFLTGLLGINVGGIPGSDNPYGFTMACGLMVVVALGQWLLFRRLRWV, encoded by the coding sequence ATGTTCGAGGAAGAAAACGCGCAGTGGGGGCTGGTGCATGCCCTGGTGCTGGACGGCAAAGGCGGCGCGCGCTCGATTGCCCGGACCGAAATCGATGAATTGCAGCTGCAGCCTCATCAGAGCCTGTGGCTGCACTGGGATCGCAGTCATCCCCAGACCCGCAACTGGCTGCGCCGCAGCAGCGGCCTGAGCGAATTCTCCTGCGACCTGCTGCTCGAAGAGAACACCCGTCCACGCCTGGTGCCGCTGCCCGACGATGAACTGCTGCTGTTTCTGCGCGGGGTCAACCTCAACCCTGGTGCCGAACCCGAGGACATGGTTTCGGTGCGCATCTTCGCCCAGGCCCAGCGGATCATTTCCCTGCGCCTGCGACCGCTCCGCGCAACCGACGACCTGCTCGAGCAGTTTGCAGCGTGCAAGGGCCCCAAGACCGCGTCCGAGCTGATTCTCTACCTGGCCCAGCACCTGACTGAAAAGGTCCAGGCATTGGTCGAAGGCCTCTCCGAAACCGTCGATCTGGAAGAAGACAAGCTCGATGCCGACGAGCGGTACACGCCCGAGCATGGCAGCATTCTGCAACTGCGACGTCGTGCCGCAGGACTGCGGCGATTCCTGGCGCCGCAACGTGATATCTATGGCCAGCTGGCGCGCAACAAGGTGCCGTGGTTCGTCGACGATGACGCCGATTATTGGAACGAGCTGAACAATAGCCTGACCCGCTACCTGGAAGAGCTCGAACTGGCGCGCGAGCGTGTAGGGCTGGTGCTCGAAGCCGAAGACCGGCGCCAGAGCGAGCGCATGAACCGCACCATGTATCGCTTCGGAGTGATCACCGGGATCTTCCTGCCGATGAGTTTTCTCACCGGTCTGCTGGGCATCAACGTCGGCGGAATACCGGGTTCGGACAACCCCTATGGCTTCACCATGGCCTGCGGATTGATGGTCGTGGTGGCGCTGGGGCAGTGGTTGTTGTTTCGCCGCTTGCGCTGGGTCTGA
- a CDS encoding alpha-L-glutamate ligase-like protein has translation MFGLWKTWKALEARGIMGINRRNADYVLKYNRRSLYPIVDDKIITKERAIAAGIHVPEMFGVISTEKQIDRLDEIIGGRSDFVVKPAQGAGGDGILVVADRFEERFRTVSGKIISRADIEHQISSILTGLYSLGGHRDRALIEYRVIPDQIFKSISYEGVPDIRIIVLMGYPVMAMLRLPTRQSGGKANLHQGAIGVGVDLATGVTLRGTWLNNIISKHPDTTNAVDGVQLPNWDGFMRLAAGCYELCGLGYIGVDMVLDQEKGPLILELNARPGLNIQIANDCGLTLRTQAVEKHLEELAAEGLVETVEERTRFVQVLFGHVPAVTS, from the coding sequence ATGTTCGGTTTGTGGAAGACCTGGAAGGCGCTGGAAGCCCGCGGCATCATGGGCATCAATCGGCGCAACGCCGACTATGTGCTCAAGTACAACCGGCGCAGCCTCTATCCCATCGTCGATGACAAGATCATCACCAAGGAGCGCGCCATCGCCGCAGGCATTCACGTGCCTGAGATGTTCGGGGTCATTTCCACGGAAAAACAGATCGACCGACTGGACGAGATCATCGGCGGGCGCAGTGACTTCGTGGTCAAGCCCGCCCAAGGGGCTGGCGGTGACGGCATCCTGGTGGTCGCCGACCGCTTCGAGGAGCGCTTTCGCACCGTGTCGGGCAAGATCATCAGCCGCGCCGACATCGAGCACCAGATCTCCAGCATTCTCACCGGCCTGTATTCACTGGGTGGGCACCGCGATCGCGCGCTGATCGAATACCGGGTGATTCCCGACCAGATCTTCAAGAGCATCAGCTACGAAGGCGTGCCGGACATCCGCATCATCGTGCTCATGGGCTACCCGGTCATGGCCATGCTGCGCCTGCCGACCCGGCAATCGGGCGGCAAGGCCAACCTGCACCAGGGTGCCATTGGCGTGGGCGTCGACCTGGCCACCGGGGTGACCCTGCGCGGTACCTGGCTCAACAACATCATCAGCAAGCACCCCGACACCACCAACGCAGTGGACGGTGTGCAACTGCCCAACTGGGACGGTTTCATGCGTCTGGCGGCGGGCTGCTACGAGCTCTGCGGACTGGGCTACATTGGCGTCGACATGGTCCTGGACCAGGAAAAAGGCCCGCTGATCCTGGAGCTCAACGCCCGCCCCGGGCTGAACATCCAGATCGCCAACGATTGCGGCCTGACCCTGCGCACCCAGGCCGTGGAAAAACACCTGGAAGAACTGGCCGCCGAAGGCCTCGTCGAAACCGTGGAAGAACGCACGCGGTTCGTCCAGGTGCTGTTCGGCCACGTGCCTGCCGTGACGAGCTGA
- a CDS encoding inactive transglutaminase family protein, which yields MRALTLHLKILITALVALGIAITAYQILVLGIPVTEDETDDLWNIDAKVEFVASAKDPVKVQMFVPPLSRDYVSLNESFISNNYGVSVNRLDGNRKVTWSARRASGNQTLYYRLVLTKRYSGEKPKVKGPIFRDSLAVEGPEKIAAEALLAPIRQHSADVETFVGETIKRVNNLADDNVKLLLAGDTSTLHKARIVDLLLSIAHVPMEKVHTVRLLADQAQTPELWLRSFNGSDWLYFNPDTGEQGLPEDRLLWWTGDENLVSVEGGRKATVTFTMNNSEMNAIRLAKLTDENTDADFLEYSLYGLPLQTQQTFMIMVMIPIGVLVILILRNLIGIQTLGTFTPVLIALAFRETQLGFGIILFTVITALGLSLRSYLEHLKLQMLPRLSVVLTFVVVLIAAISLFSHKLGLERGLSVALFPMVILTMTIERLSITWEERGSGHALKVAVGTLFAASLAHILMSVPELVYFVFTFPAILLILVGFMLAMGRYRGYRLTELVRFKAFLKQADS from the coding sequence ATGCGCGCGCTAACCCTGCACCTGAAGATCCTGATCACCGCGCTGGTGGCTCTGGGCATCGCCATCACGGCCTATCAGATTCTGGTCCTCGGCATTCCGGTGACCGAGGACGAAACCGACGATCTGTGGAACATCGATGCCAAGGTCGAGTTCGTCGCCAGCGCCAAGGACCCGGTGAAGGTGCAGATGTTCGTGCCGCCACTGAGCCGGGACTACGTGAGCCTCAACGAGAGCTTCATCTCCAACAACTACGGGGTCAGCGTCAATCGCCTGGACGGCAACCGCAAGGTGACCTGGTCGGCCCGCCGCGCCTCGGGCAACCAGACCCTGTATTACCGCCTGGTGCTGACCAAGCGCTACAGCGGTGAAAAGCCCAAGGTCAAGGGGCCCATCTTCCGCGACAGCCTGGCCGTGGAAGGCCCGGAGAAGATCGCCGCCGAGGCACTGCTGGCACCCATCCGCCAGCATTCGGCGGACGTCGAAACCTTCGTCGGCGAAACCATCAAGCGAGTCAACAACCTGGCCGACGACAACGTCAAGCTGCTGCTGGCCGGTGACACCTCGACCCTGCACAAGGCGCGGATCGTCGACCTGCTGCTGTCCATCGCCCACGTGCCGATGGAAAAGGTCCATACCGTGCGCCTGCTGGCCGATCAGGCGCAGACGCCGGAACTGTGGCTGCGCAGCTTCAACGGCAGCGACTGGCTGTACTTCAACCCCGATACCGGCGAACAGGGCCTGCCCGAGGATCGCCTGCTGTGGTGGACGGGTGACGAGAACCTGGTCAGCGTGGAGGGCGGACGCAAGGCGACCGTGACCTTCACCATGAACAACAGCGAGATGAACGCCATTCGCCTGGCCAAGCTGACCGACGAAAACACCGACGCCGACTTTCTCGAATACAGCCTCTACGGCCTGCCGCTGCAGACCCAGCAGACCTTCATGATCATGGTGATGATCCCGATCGGCGTGCTGGTCATCCTGATCCTGCGCAACCTGATCGGCATCCAGACCCTGGGCACCTTCACCCCGGTGCTGATCGCCCTGGCGTTCCGCGAAACCCAACTGGGGTTCGGCATCATCCTGTTCACCGTGATCACCGCCCTGGGGCTGTCGCTGCGCTCGTACCTGGAGCACCTGAAGTTGCAGATGCTGCCCAGGCTATCCGTGGTGCTCACCTTCGTCGTGGTGCTGATTGCCGCCATCAGCCTGTTCAGCCACAAGCTGGGCCTGGAGCGCGGGCTGTCGGTGGCGCTGTTCCCGATGGTGATCCTGACCATGACCATCGAGCGCCTGTCGATCACCTGGGAAGAACGCGGCAGCGGGCACGCCTTGAAGGTCGCCGTGGGTACGCTGTTCGCCGCGTCCCTGGCGCACATCCTGATGAGCGTTCCGGAACTGGTGTACTTCGTGTTCACCTTCCCAGCGATCCTGCTGATTCTTGTCGGTTTCATGCTTGCCATGGGCCGCTACCGGGGCTACCGCCTGACCGAACTGGTTCGTTTCAAGGCATTCCTCAAGCAGGCCGACTCCTGA
- a CDS encoding mechanosensitive ion channel family protein: MELDPWTQSLFAAMTALWTKVANFIPNLFGALVVVILGFLVAKLLDTLLSKLLAKFGLDRLMAGTGLTKLLGRGGLKVPISTLIGKIVYWFVLLIFLVSAAESLGLQRVSATLDMLALYLPKVFGAALVLLVGVLLAQLVNGVVRGAAEGVGLDYAAGLGRVAQWLVIIISISVAISQLEVKTDLLNHVIVIALITVGLAAALAMGLGSREIASQILAGIYVREMFQVGQQVQVGEVEGQIEAIGTVKTTVLTDDGELVSMSNRELLEQRVSSR, translated from the coding sequence ATGGAACTGGATCCCTGGACCCAAAGCCTGTTTGCGGCGATGACCGCCTTGTGGACCAAGGTCGCCAACTTCATCCCCAACCTCTTTGGTGCGTTGGTCGTGGTGATCCTTGGCTTCCTGGTGGCCAAGCTGCTCGATACCTTGTTGTCCAAGCTGCTGGCCAAGTTCGGCCTCGACCGCCTGATGGCCGGTACGGGCCTGACCAAGTTGCTGGGCCGCGGCGGCCTCAAGGTGCCGATCTCGACCCTGATCGGGAAGATCGTCTACTGGTTCGTGCTGTTGATCTTCCTGGTGTCGGCCGCAGAGTCGCTGGGGCTACAGCGTGTGTCGGCGACGTTGGACATGCTGGCGCTGTACCTGCCCAAGGTGTTCGGTGCCGCCCTGGTGCTGCTGGTCGGCGTGCTGCTGGCGCAACTGGTCAACGGCGTGGTGCGCGGCGCGGCCGAAGGGGTCGGGCTCGACTATGCTGCAGGTCTGGGTCGGGTGGCTCAGTGGCTGGTGATCATCATCAGCATCTCGGTGGCCATCAGTCAGCTGGAGGTCAAGACCGACCTGCTGAACCATGTGATCGTCATCGCGTTGATTACCGTTGGTCTGGCCGCAGCACTGGCGATGGGGCTGGGCAGCCGTGAAATCGCCAGTCAGATACTGGCCGGAATCTATGTGCGGGAAATGTTTCAGGTAGGCCAGCAGGTGCAGGTTGGCGAGGTCGAGGGGCAGATCGAGGCGATCGGCACCGTCAAGACGACGGTCCTGACCGACGACGGCGAACTGGTCTCGATGTCCAACCGCGAGTTGCTGGAGCAGCGGGTGAGTAGCCGATAG
- the rraA gene encoding ribonuclease E activity regulator RraA, with protein sequence MHYLTPDLCDAYPDVEVLEPMFSNFGGRDSFGGQIVTIKTFEDNSRVREQVALDGTGKVLVVDGGGSLRKALLGDMLAQKAAENGWEGLVIYGCVRDVDMLAQTDVGVQALASHPMPTVKRGLGDLDVKVSFAGVTFIPGHYLYADNNGIIVSPKALTMPE encoded by the coding sequence ATGCACTATCTGACCCCCGACCTGTGCGACGCCTACCCCGACGTCGAAGTGCTCGAACCGATGTTCAGCAATTTCGGCGGCCGCGACTCCTTCGGCGGCCAGATCGTCACCATCAAGACCTTCGAGGACAACTCACGGGTGCGCGAGCAGGTCGCGCTGGATGGCACCGGTAAGGTGCTGGTGGTCGACGGCGGTGGCTCGCTGCGCAAGGCCTTGCTGGGCGACATGCTTGCGCAAAAGGCCGCCGAGAACGGCTGGGAAGGGCTCGTCATCTATGGGTGCGTGCGTGACGTCGACATGCTGGCGCAAACCGATGTCGGTGTTCAGGCCCTGGCCAGTCATCCGATGCCCACCGTCAAACGCGGCTTGGGCGATCTCGACGTGAAGGTCAGCTTCGCTGGCGTAACTTTCATTCCCGGCCACTATCTGTATGCCGACAACAACGGCATCATCGTCTCGCCGAAGGCGCTGACCATGCCTGAATGA
- the ppsA gene encoding phosphoenolpyruvate synthase → MVEYVVSLDKLGNNDVEHVGGKNASLGEMISNLAGAGVSVPGGFATTAQAYRDFLELSGLNEQIHAALDALDVDDVNALARTGAQIRQWVMEAEFPERLNEEIRIAFAELSKGNPDIAVAVRSSATAEDLPDASFAGQQETFLNIRGVDNVIRAAKEVFASLFNDRAIAYRVHQGFDHKLVALSAGVQRMVRSETGTAGVMFTLDTESGFRDVVFITGAYGLGETVVQGAVNPDEFYVHKNTLEAGRPAILRRNLGSKAIKMVYGDEARAGRSVKVVDVDKAERARFCLTDAQVSELAKQAMIIEKHYGRPMDIEWAQDGDDGQLYIVQARPETVKSRSSANVMERYLLKEKGTVLVEGRAIGQRIGAGKVRIIHDVSEMDKVQAGDVLVSDMTDPDWEPVMKRASAIVTNRGGRTCHAAIIARELGIPAVVGCGNATQLLKDGQGVTVSCAEGDTGYIFEGELGFDIKQNSVDAMPELPFKIMMNVGNPDRAFDFAQLPNAGVGLARLEFIINRMIGVHPKALLNYDTLTAEIKDSVDKRVAGYSDPVNFYVDKLVEGISTLAAAFWPKKVIVRLSDFKSNEYANLIGGKLYEPEEENPMLGFRGASRYISESFRDCFELECRAMKRVRNEMGLTNVEIMVPFVRTLGEASQVIDLLAENGLARGDNGLRIIMMCELPSNAILADEFLEFFDGFSIGSNDLTQLTLGLDRDSGIIAHLFDERNPAVKKLLANAIQACNKAGKYIGICGQGPSDHPDLARWLMEQGIESVSLNPDSVLETWFFLAEKEGVA, encoded by the coding sequence TTGGTAGAGTACGTAGTTTCCCTCGATAAGCTTGGTAATAATGATGTGGAACACGTGGGGGGCAAGAACGCGTCCCTGGGCGAGATGATCAGCAACCTGGCCGGTGCCGGCGTGTCGGTCCCCGGCGGCTTTGCCACCACTGCCCAGGCCTATCGCGACTTCCTCGAGCTCAGCGGCCTGAACGAGCAGATCCACGCCGCCCTCGATGCGCTGGACGTGGACGACGTCAACGCCCTGGCCCGCACCGGCGCGCAGATTCGCCAGTGGGTCATGGAAGCCGAGTTTCCCGAGCGCCTCAACGAAGAGATCCGCATCGCCTTCGCTGAACTTTCCAAGGGCAATCCGGACATCGCCGTGGCCGTGCGCTCCTCGGCCACCGCCGAAGACCTGCCCGATGCTTCCTTTGCCGGCCAGCAGGAAACCTTCCTCAACATCCGCGGCGTCGACAACGTCATTCGCGCCGCGAAGGAAGTGTTCGCTTCGCTGTTCAACGATCGTGCCATTGCCTACCGCGTGCACCAGGGCTTCGACCACAAGCTGGTCGCCCTGTCGGCCGGTGTGCAGCGCATGGTCCGCTCGGAAACCGGTACCGCGGGGGTGATGTTCACCTTGGACACCGAGTCCGGGTTTCGCGACGTGGTGTTCATCACCGGCGCCTATGGCCTGGGTGAAACCGTGGTGCAGGGCGCGGTCAACCCCGACGAATTCTATGTGCACAAGAACACCCTGGAAGCCGGTCGCCCGGCCATCCTGCGGCGCAACCTGGGCAGCAAGGCGATCAAGATGGTCTACGGCGACGAAGCCCGCGCCGGTCGCTCGGTCAAGGTGGTGGACGTCGACAAGGCCGAACGTGCGCGCTTCTGCCTGACCGATGCGCAGGTCAGCGAGCTGGCCAAGCAGGCGATGATCATCGAGAAGCACTACGGCCGCCCGATGGACATCGAGTGGGCCCAGGACGGTGACGACGGCCAGCTGTACATCGTTCAGGCGCGCCCTGAAACGGTCAAGAGCCGCTCCAGCGCCAATGTCATGGAACGCTACCTGCTCAAGGAAAAGGGCACGGTGCTGGTCGAAGGCCGGGCCATCGGCCAGCGCATCGGCGCCGGCAAGGTGCGCATCATTCACGACGTCTCCGAGATGGACAAGGTCCAGGCCGGCGACGTGCTGGTTTCCGACATGACCGACCCGGACTGGGAACCGGTGATGAAGCGCGCGAGCGCCATCGTCACCAACCGCGGCGGACGCACCTGCCACGCGGCGATCATCGCCCGTGAACTGGGCATTCCCGCCGTGGTGGGCTGCGGCAACGCCACCCAACTGCTCAAGGACGGCCAGGGCGTGACGGTTTCCTGTGCCGAAGGCGACACCGGTTACATCTTCGAGGGCGAGCTGGGCTTCGACATCAAGCAGAATTCGGTCGATGCCATGCCCGAGCTGCCGTTCAAGATCATGATGAACGTCGGCAACCCGGATCGCGCGTTCGATTTCGCCCAGTTGCCCAACGCCGGTGTCGGCCTGGCGCGCCTGGAGTTCATCATCAACCGCATGATCGGCGTGCACCCCAAGGCGCTGCTGAACTACGACACCTTGACCGCGGAAATCAAGGACAGCGTCGACAAGCGCGTGGCCGGCTACAGCGACCCGGTGAATTTCTACGTCGACAAGCTGGTCGAGGGCATCAGCACCCTGGCAGCGGCGTTCTGGCCGAAAAAGGTCATCGTCCGGCTGTCCGACTTCAAGTCCAACGAATACGCCAACCTCATCGGCGGCAAGCTCTACGAACCCGAAGAAGAAAACCCGATGCTGGGCTTCCGCGGGGCGTCGCGCTACATCAGTGAGTCGTTCCGCGACTGCTTCGAGCTCGAATGCCGGGCAATGAAGCGGGTGCGCAACGAAATGGGCCTGACCAACGTCGAGATCATGGTGCCGTTCGTGCGCACGCTGGGCGAAGCGTCGCAGGTGATCGACCTGCTCGCCGAGAACGGCCTGGCCCGTGGCGACAACGGCCTGCGCATCATCATGATGTGCGAGCTGCCTTCCAACGCGATCCTGGCCGACGAATTTCTCGAGTTCTTCGACGGCTTCTCGATCGGTTCCAACGATCTGACCCAGCTGACCCTGGGCCTGGACCGCGACTCGGGGATCATCGCCCACCTGTTCGACGAGCGTAACCCGGCAGTCAAGAAGCTTCTGGCCAACGCCATCCAGGCGTGCAACAAGGCCGGCAAGTACATCGGCATCTGCGGCCAGGGGCCATCCGATCACCCCGACCTGGCCAGGTGGCTGATGGAGCAGGGCATCGAAAGCGTTTCGCTGAACCCGGACTCGGTCCTGGAAACCTGGTTCTTCCTGGCTGAAAAGGAAGGCGTCGCCTAA